A genome region from Vicia villosa cultivar HV-30 ecotype Madison, WI unplaced genomic scaffold, Vvil1.0 ctg.000606F_1_1, whole genome shotgun sequence includes the following:
- the LOC131629812 gene encoding uncharacterized protein LOC131629812, producing MAENKLKETLETEIKYMDVEAKHDKGQLTGHEKDFSPEPDKVQDEVMEIKVHKPFCLSFRGIPTSLKILCDNVSGAHVLSESLNRLISLVRTKVDETLLNIMIRFYDPLIHCFTYRDFQLVPTLEEFSSILGLPVPDQMPYTGEEEAPKLEDVAAALHLPRSEIKKVWVSKGDYTGVPIDFLYSQADILINAMSMDALEKVLACLIYGQVLFPCYDKIVDVIALKIFISNNLVPTLLGDLLHSIHHRSSKGKGCVLGCAPILHKWFISHLPRSMIKNEEGLTWVQRIIRLSYDDIIWSQKDFEGTHLFDSCGDFPNIPLLGTRGGITYNPILARHQFGFALKDKPRSIYLSSENFDFGSDTTRKKKLFIRAWSKVKKVCTRELGPRNYIPSDLYFRWIYDRVIEHGMPYPYDTPIVPRVTPLVIPVVLEPYVPAPKEDLTVTIASLRREKADLESRLQKVEAEKAVLVADAKERDSMLDYFSRKWKIEDFVSPDQIQSWEREIDRLVQERNEMIKPHKEEIRILKRKRRAGD from the coding sequence gtcatggaaatCAAAGTTCATAAACCTTTTTGCCTCAGTTTCAGAGGGATACCTACTTCTTTGAAGATTCTTTGTGACAACGTTTCTGGTGCTCATGTGCTTTCCGAATCTCTCAACAGATTGATCAGTTTGGTAAGAACCAAGGTGGATGAAACACTTCTCAACATAATGATCCGGTTTTATGATCCTCTCATTCACTGCTTTACTTATAGGGACTTTCAGTTGGTTCCCACATTAGAGGAATTTTCCTCCATCCTAGGATTACCTGTGCCTGATCAGATGCCATACACTGGCGAAGAAGAGGCACCTAAGTTGGAAGATGTGGCTGCTGCATTACACTTGCCTCGATCAGAAATCAAAAAGGTTTGGGTAAGCAAAGGAGATTATACTGGTGTACCAATTGACTTCTTGTATAGTCAAGCTGATATCTTAATTAATGCTATGAGTATGGATGCTCTTGAAAAGGTCCTCGCTTGCCTAATCTATGGGCAAGTATTGTTTCCATGTTATGACAAAATCGTGGATGTGATTGCTCTCAAGATCTTCATTAGCAACAATTTGGTTCCAACTTTACTAGGTGACCTGCTGCATTCCATTCATCACAGATCGTCTAAAGGCAAAGGTTGTGTTCTTGGATGCGCACCAatattgcataagtggtttatttcacaCTTACCCCGCTCCATGATAAAAAATGAAGAAGGCTTGACATGGGTTCAGAGAATCATAAGGCTCTCATACGACGACATTATCTGGAGTCAAAAGGATTTCGAAGGAACTCACTTGTTCGATAGCTGTGGAGATTTCCCAaatatacctcttcttggtacccgAGGAGGGATAACTTATAATCCCATattagctcgacatcagtttggtttcgcTTTGAAAGACAAGCCTCGCTCCATATACCTTAGTTCAGAAAATTTTGATTTTGGTTCAGACACGACCAGAAAGAAAAAGCTGTTCATTAGAGCTTGGTCCAAGGTAAAGAAAGTATGCACAAGAGAATTAGGACCAAGAAACTACATCCCTTCAGACCTTTATTTTAGATGGATTTATGATCGAGTGATTGAGCACGGTATGCCATACCCATATGATACTCCTATTGTGCCAAGGGTTACTCCTCTAGTTATTCCTGTGGTTTTGGAGCCTTATGTACCTGCTCCAAAGGAAGATCTTACTGTTACCATTGCTTCCTTGAGGAGAGAAAAGGCGGATCTTGAAAGTCGTTTACAAAAAGTTGAAGCTGAAAAAGCGGTGTTGGTGGCTGATGCTAAAGAGCGAgatagtatgcttgactatttctcccgCAAATGGAAGATTGAGGATTTCGTCTCTCCTgatcagatacaatcatgggaACGAGAGATTGATAGGCTCGTCCAAGAAAGGaatgagatgatcaagcctcacAAAGAAGAGATCAGAATTTTGAAGAGAAAGCGCCGAGCTGGAGATTGA